Below is a window of Fulvitalea axinellae DNA.
AAGCGCTAAAGCACACGCACAACGAACTGACAAAAATCCGCGCCGGAAAAGCTATGCCAAACATGCTTGACGGCCTGACCGTAGACTATTACGGCTCCAAAACACCTGTCAGCCAAGTTGCCTCCATTACTACGCCTGACGCAAGAAGCATCGTGGTAAAACCTTGGGAGAAAAACATGATTAGCGAAATCGAGCGCTCAATCATCAACAGCGACTTGGGCCTCAACCCGCAAAACGACGGTGAGGTTATCCGCTTGAACATTCCCCCATTGACTGGTGACCGTCGCCGCGACTTGGTAAAACAGGCCAAAGGCGAGTGCGAAAACGGAAAAATCGGCATCAGAAAGGCCCGTCAGGAAGCTAACGACTCTTTGAAGCAGCTTCAAAAAGACGGCGCTTCGGAAGATGTTGTTAAGACTTCTGAGGAAAAAGTTCAGAAGATCACCAAGGAGTACACTGACAAAATTGACGCAGCTTTTACTGAAAAAGAAAAGGAAATCACGACAGTATAATCCATACGATCGATCTTTTCCAAATAAAAAAATCGCCCGGGACTCTCATTCCGGGCGATTTTGTTTTTATACGCCAGAATCCACCTAGGACTCTTATTTTTCGCTTAGATAATACATCGTAGAGCAACGCTCGGGAGCCAACAACCATTCCGCTGTTGATCTAACTCCTTCGGGCGTGACCGCACGGATCAACTCTGGCTCTCTGTTGATCAAGTCCGTGTCTCCCATCAAAGTCGCATAGCCTAAGAACATAGCCACACTCATGGTTTCCATTTCGGAAAATACGAGACTTGCCTCGGCTTGGTTCTTCACCTTCTGCAATTCCTCTTGCGGTGGCGCTTCGTTACGGATTTCTTCAAGCACTTTGAGAATTTCCTCCTCGGCTTTCTTTATATCCTGACCTTTTTTGAGCTTTCCGCTCACAACAAAGAGTCCCGGATCAAACGAACCGGTAACAAAGGCTCCAATATCATTGAAAATTCCCAGCTCTTTTACCAAGCGTTCATGCAGGCGCGATGATTTTCCTTGGCCTAAAATATCACCAAGCAAATCAATAGTCACAAAGCGCTCGGAAGCCTTACCCGGCATGTGATAAGCCTTGAAAATCGCGTCAAAAGGTACGTCGGCTTTTTTTGTCACCGATTTAGCCTCTGTTTGTTCCGGTTCAGCGGGCAAATTCCGAACACACGGTTCTCCGGCAGGAATATCGCCAAACCATTTTTCAGCAAGTTCACGAACCTGCTCCACAGTCACGTTCCCCACTACTGACAAAACAGCATTGTTCGGAACGTAGAATTTATGATAGAAAGCCTCAACGTCAGCCATCGTGGCTTCTTCGATGTGGGAAATATCCTTACCGATAGTCGGCCAGCGATAAGGATGGGTCGTGTAACACATCTTCCGCAACTCCGCCCACACATCGCCGTAAGGCTGGTTTAGGTATCTTTGCTTAAACTCTTCCACCACCACTTTTCTTTGGACTTCCAGAACTTGGGAGTCCAGATTAAGCGCCGCCATCCGGTCCGATTCCAGCCAAAAAGCCGTCTCAATATTCATTGCCGGCAGGTACACATAGAAATTCGTAAGGTCCGGACTGGTGAAAGCGTTATTCTCCCCTCCTACTTTCTGCACATGCTCGTCGTACGAACTGATGTTTTTCGACCCTCCGAACATCAAATGCTCGAACAAATGGGCGAAGCCCGTCCTCTCCGGATCCTCGTCGCGCGAGCCCACATCATAAATCAAATTAACTGCCGCCATCGGCGTGGTCGGATCTTCGCTCACCACCACCCTCAAGCCGTTGTCAAGTACAAAGCTTTCGTATTGAACCATCTGGAATCTCGATTATTATTGGAATGCCAACCATTCCGCAGAGATCGAATTTACGCTTTTTAAATTCCAAGACAACACCGCTTTGCGTTCAATTCCTTAAAAACGCAACCGTATGTATAGAACTTCCGTCATCATAAAGCCAACATCGGAGCATACAATTTGAAATAGACATCGGTCCATATATCATCAAAAAAGATTATATTTCCTCTTTATAGAAATTCATTCCTATTCGTTAGCTAGAAATAAGAGCGAGGCAATTTCTTCCGAAAGGAAACCAAAGCCCGACTTAGATATATCACGATGAGAGTACATCGACCAAAAAAACGTCTGAAATTCCGCCCGTTACTAATCGTCAGCCTGATGCTTTTCGCATTAATTTCCGGCGGTTCGTTACAGGCTCAGGTGTTGCCAAAAAAAAAGAAGAACGTCGACAAATCGGTCCAAAAGCCGAAAAAGAACAAAAAGTCGCCACAATATCCGCCAGACAAGGGGGAACAGACTCCGTATCGCTATACTTCAACAGAAGGGCAAAAGCCGTCAAAGAAACGCATGAAAAACGTCGTCTTGCCTCCTGGCCCCGGCATCGGACGCAAGAAAGTCATTATGCGAAAAGGCGGAGCGCATCCATATCTGAACCAACAAGCCGACGCAAGCGGTTCCAACAAAAGCTTTAGGGGTTATTCCAAAAGGCGACAGCGCCGTATGCAACGCAAACTAGCCAAACGCAGACTAAAACACGGCACATACCAAGTGGCGGAACGTTTTAAGGCAAACCCGAACATTGCGAAATACAGCCCAAACAAATTGCGGTTGGAAGGACGAAAATCGAAGAAACTCCGCTACAAAAACGCCGATGCCCGAAATCAGCGCGCAGGCTTAGTCTTAGGCAGAAAGAAATCTTCCGAGGCAATCGCTATAGAAGCCATAACCCGGGCCAATGCCCACAACAGCAAAACCCGTGGCGTGAACCTCACGGCCCGTACCGCATCTTATTATTGGGCGGCTGTACACATGAAAAATGTCGGCGCTACAAAAGGGCGAAGGGTAAGCCCCGGCCCGCCTAACATGAATACTCCAAGAGGGTCGGCGGTCACTAGAATTTATACGCCAAAACAACGTAGGCGCCAATACCGCAAACAGGCTCCAAACCCGAAAGATTTCTCGGGATCGTTTATTCTGCTTCCGCTTTCAAGACAACACCGGATGAATTCAAAACTCGCCCGCTCACGTATGATGGGAGGCGTGGCCATCAAACAAAAAAGCCTGAACAAGAGAGATCGGGACAATAAAAAGATAGCCAAGCGGAATAATGACCCATATTATTTCCCTGGCTCTTTTATGATCATGCCAGTTTGGCAACAGAAAAGAATCAACAGGAAAATAGCCCGAGACAAAGAAATGGGCGCCTGGATGTCGAAAAAGAACGGCGACTTACGTACCAGTCGTGTAGCCCAATGGTGGGACGTGCTCTGGGGCAAAGCCGACAAACAAAAAACGAAAGTTGTCCGCAGAAAATCACATTACGACTCAAAAGAACGGGAAATTTGGTACGATTAAAGACACTTCTTAGTAAGTTCTCAAAAAAGCAAGACCACATGGAATGGATTCCTTTGACATCCTTCGAACAACTGGATAAAATCGACAGCGACTCACATAACGCTCCCATCGTCATTTTCAAGCACAGCACACGTTGTTCTATCAGCGCAATGGCCAAGAGCAGAATGGATTCGGGATCGTTGGCCCAAGACTTTCCAGAGTCGCAAGCCTATTATCTGGATTTGCTAAACCACAGGGACATCAGCAACGAAATCGAAGCCCGGTACAGAATCAGCCACGAATCTCCGCAACTATTGATTATCAAAGACGGAAAATGCGTAACGCACACATCTCACGGCGGAGTCAAGTACGGTTTTGTAAAAGACGCTCTTTCCAAAATTTAAAAATCAGCTTTTTACCTCCATTTTGGACCAAGCAACGTCTATAAAGAAATAAGGATAATCTTTTTAAATAAATTTCTTCCGCCGATGCGAATTCCACAGATACGGATCATAAGAATTTTTGCACTGTCGCTCCTTTTTTCCGCCTCCGCACTCATCACAAAAGCGCAGGCGCAAGAAGAAGCCCACTATTCCACGGAATTTGTCTGGGGACTCACCAAAGCCACCAACAGTGGCCTGTTGGGCGGTTTCGTGTTCAGATATTCGCAATTGGTCAAGGGCCGGCAATTCCAGACATTCGCAGCGGAACTCGTCAATATAAAACACCCGAACGAAACCCGCGAACAACTACCGCAAACGGGTAATTCCATTCTTGTCGGAAAATCGAATTACCTCTACGATTTGCGCCTACAATACGGCCGTGATTTTATCGTCTTCAAAAAAGCACAGCACAAAGGCGTGCAGATCAACGCCATATTTGCTGGCGGCCCCTCAATAGGTATCGTAACACCGTATTATGTGGATTACAACGGCCAAAACGGACGGGAAAAAGTGCCATACACCGGCAACAACATGAACTTCAACAACATCCTAGGCCCCGGTAATCTTTTCCAAGGCGTACCGGACGCTTCCATTGCGCCCGGCCTAAACGCAAAAGCCGGTCTCGCCTTCGAATTCGGAGCGAAAAACGACCTCTTCGTAGTTGAAACCGGCGTGATGTACGAATATTTTTTCAAGGAAATCGAGATCCTTTTATACCAGAAAAAATATCAATCTTATCCGAACGCTTACATCACGATTTCTTACGGATCCAGAAGATAATACGGCTCAAAGCTCGAAGCTTTTGACCTCGTATTCTTCAGGAAATTTAAGCTCAGGAAAGTTTCCGCTCTCAAACAATCCGAAAACCGTAGCGCCGGAACCCGACATTGCGGCATAAATTGCGCCCGAATCGTACAAATTCTCTTTCGCTTCGGCGATTACCGGAAATTTAGCGAAAACACCTTCTTCGAAATCGTTACGCACAACGCCCCGCCACTTCTCGGGGCTATTTTTTTGGAGAAAATCCGCCAGGTCAATATTCGCGGGCTTCGGAGTTATGCCCGAATAAGCGACAGCGGTGCTTACGTGAACGCCCGGATTAACCATCACCAAAGTATAACCTGAAAGATCAAGCTCAATCGGCGAAAAAATATTTCCTGTGCCTTCCGCTATCACCGCGGAATTTTTTACGAAAAAAGGACAATCGCTTCCTAAACGCGAAGCGTACCCTTCCAATTTTTCGTCGGAAATATCAAGCGAAAACATCTCGTTCAAAGCCTTCAGCGTAAAAGTGGCGTCAGCGGAACCGCCACCTAAGCCGGCGCCTATCGGGATGGCTTTATGCAGGTGGATTTTTACCGGAGGCAAATCAAAATCGTCGCGCAAAAGCTCGTAGGCTTTTAGGCATAAGTTCCCCTCCGGGTTTCCGGGAATCGGAATGCCGGTGGAGAAAAACTCCGTTTTTTCCGCAGGCAAAATTTCCAGCGCCTCTTCCCACGGTACGGGGACGAAGCAAGAAAGCAAATCGTGAAATCCGTCCGGCCTTTTGTTCGTCACATAAAGGCCGATATTTATTTTGGCGTTCGGAAAAGTCAGCAATTTTTTTCAGATTTTTTTCGTCACAAAAAAACCCGGGAAAAAACCCGGGTTCTAAATTTATCGAAACCGACGGAAAATTTCCGTCGCGAAGCGTTTAAACTTCAACTTATTCCTCGTCCTTTTTCTCCTCGTCCTCACGGGCCTTGGCGTCAAGAATCATCTCGACAACATCCTCCGAGATTCCCGTAGTCGAGAATCCGCCGTCATGGTAGAGGTTTTGCATCGTAACGAAACGTGTGAAGTCCGAGAACAACGACACGATATATTTCGCGCATTCATCTGCCGGAGCGTTGCCCATCGGCGACATTTTCTCGGCGTAATCGAAGAATACGTCAAAGCCTTTGATTCCTCCGCCCGCTTTGGTGACCGTCGGCGATTGCGAGATGGTGTTTACACGCACGTTTTTGGCCTTACCGAAACGGTAGCCGTAACTCCGCGCGATAGATTCCAACAACGATTTTGCGTCGGCCATATCCGTATAGAACGGGAATACGCGCTGCGCCGCGATGTAGCTCAAGCCAACGATAGAACCCCACTCGTTCATCACGTCCTGCTTTTCGGCCACGTGCATCACTTTATGGAAAGACAACGCCGAAATGTCGAGCGTTTTCATGTACAGTTTGTAATCCAACTCCCCGTACGGCTTCTTTTTACGCACGTTAGGGCTCATGCCAATCGAATGAAGCACGAAATCCAATTTTCCGCCCAAAATTTCGGTGGCTTCGCTGAACAGTTTTTCGAGATCTTCAACAGAAGTGGCATCGGCGGGAATCACCTTGGCGTCGCACTGCTCGCCGAGCTCCTGGATTTTTCCCATACGCAACGCGATCGGCGCATTACTCAACACAAACTCGGCGCCTTGTTCTTTGGCTACCAGTGCCGTTTGCCAAGCGATCGAGTTCTCGTCAAGGGCGCCGAAGATGATGCCCTTTTTTCCTTTCAACATATTGAATGACATATTCTTAGAATTTCTTTGCTCCAAAAAGTGCTGTAACGTCCAAAATTATCGTTTCCGCATCGGATTGCCAAGTTTCCGCCGATTTTTCTAAACCGGCTCGGTTCCCCGCAAAAAATGTGACGGAAAAAAAACGGAGAAATCTTCTGCGAAAAACATCGACAAAAAAAACGCGCCGATTTCCCGACGCGTTTTTTTAACGTAAAATATACGCCTAATATTTATTCCTGAGGATCTTCCTCGTCGCCGTCGTTAGAGATGGCGTCGCGCATATTCGTGTCGGCTTTTACGTTCTGCATTTTGTAGTAGTCCATAATGCCCATGTTTCCTTTGCGGAACGCATCGGCCATCGCCATCGGAATTTCCGCTTCGGCGCCGATTACTTTGGCGCGCATTTCCTGCGACTTGGCTTTCATCTCCTGCTCTACGGCCACGGCCATCGCGCGACGTTCCTCGGCTTTCGCTTTCGCCACTTTCAAATCCGCTTCGGCTTGGTCCGTCTGCAAAGTCGCGCCGATGTTTTTACCCACATCAACGTCGGCGATATCGATCGAGAGAATTTCGAAGGCCGTTCCGGCGTCGAGACCGCGCTCAAGCACGAGTTTCGAGATCTTGTCCGGATTTTCAAGCACTTCCTTGTGGTTTTTCGCCGAACCGATCGACGTTACGATACCTTCGCCTACACGGGCGAGGATAGTGTCTTCGCCGGCACCACCCACAAGCTGCTGGATATTCGCGCGAACGGTAACGCGCGCCTCGGCGCGAAGCTGAATACCGTCGGCCGCCACAGCCGAAACTTTCGGCGTAGTGATTACTTTCGGGTTTACGGAGATCTGTACGGCCTCGAAAACGTCGCGACCGGCCAAATCGATAGCTGTCGCCTGCTTCCAGCCCAGGGTGATATTCGCTTTGTCGGCGGAAATAAGCGCCTTGATTACCGACGGCACGTTACCGCCAGCCAAATAGTGCGTCTCAATTTCGCGGGTAGAGCTGTCGATACCGGCTTTTTGCGCCGTAATCAGCGAATCCACGATC
It encodes the following:
- the frr gene encoding ribosome recycling factor, with translation MEEIELVLELVREQMEKALKHTHNELTKIRAGKAMPNMLDGLTVDYYGSKTPVSQVASITTPDARSIVVKPWEKNMISEIERSIINSDLGLNPQNDGEVIRLNIPPLTGDRRRDLVKQAKGECENGKIGIRKARQEANDSLKQLQKDGASEDVVKTSEEKVQKITKEYTDKIDAAFTEKEKEITTV
- a CDS encoding pitrilysin family protein; this translates as MVQYESFVLDNGLRVVVSEDPTTPMAAVNLIYDVGSRDEDPERTGFAHLFEHLMFGGSKNISSYDEHVQKVGGENNAFTSPDLTNFYVYLPAMNIETAFWLESDRMAALNLDSQVLEVQRKVVVEEFKQRYLNQPYGDVWAELRKMCYTTHPYRWPTIGKDISHIEEATMADVEAFYHKFYVPNNAVLSVVGNVTVEQVRELAEKWFGDIPAGEPCVRNLPAEPEQTEAKSVTKKADVPFDAIFKAYHMPGKASERFVTIDLLGDILGQGKSSRLHERLVKELGIFNDIGAFVTGSFDPGLFVVSGKLKKGQDIKKAEEEILKVLEEIRNEAPPQEELQKVKNQAEASLVFSEMETMSVAMFLGYATLMGDTDLINREPELIRAVTPEGVRSTAEWLLAPERCSTMYYLSEK
- the ytxJ gene encoding bacillithiol system redox-active protein YtxJ is translated as MEWIPLTSFEQLDKIDSDSHNAPIVIFKHSTRCSISAMAKSRMDSGSLAQDFPESQAYYLDLLNHRDISNEIEARYRISHESPQLLIIKDGKCVTHTSHGGVKYGFVKDALSKI
- the ispE gene encoding 4-(cytidine 5'-diphospho)-2-C-methyl-D-erythritol kinase: MLTFPNAKINIGLYVTNKRPDGFHDLLSCFVPVPWEEALEILPAEKTEFFSTGIPIPGNPEGNLCLKAYELLRDDFDLPPVKIHLHKAIPIGAGLGGGSADATFTLKALNEMFSLDISDEKLEGYASRLGSDCPFFVKNSAVIAEGTGNIFSPIELDLSGYTLVMVNPGVHVSTAVAYSGITPKPANIDLADFLQKNSPEKWRGVVRNDFEEGVFAKFPVIAEAKENLYDSGAIYAAMSGSGATVFGLFESGNFPELKFPEEYEVKSFEL
- a CDS encoding enoyl-ACP reductase FabI — its product is MSFNMLKGKKGIIFGALDENSIAWQTALVAKEQGAEFVLSNAPIALRMGKIQELGEQCDAKVIPADATSVEDLEKLFSEATEILGGKLDFVLHSIGMSPNVRKKKPYGELDYKLYMKTLDISALSFHKVMHVAEKQDVMNEWGSIVGLSYIAAQRVFPFYTDMADAKSLLESIARSYGYRFGKAKNVRVNTISQSPTVTKAGGGIKGFDVFFDYAEKMSPMGNAPADECAKYIVSLFSDFTRFVTMQNLYHDGGFSTTGISEDVVEMILDAKAREDEEKKDEE
- the floA gene encoding flotillin-like protein FloA (flotillin-like protein involved in membrane lipid rafts); this translates as MEGFLPIVMIGAIVIAFFIFLYFVPLNLWIKALFSGVNVGIGELIGMRIRKVSPAVIVDSLITAQKAGIDSSTREIETHYLAGGNVPSVIKALISADKANITLGWKQATAIDLAGRDVFEAVQISVNPKVITTPKVSAVAADGIQLRAEARVTVRANIQQLVGGAGEDTILARVGEGIVTSIGSAKNHKEVLENPDKISKLVLERGLDAGTAFEILSIDIADVDVGKNIGATLQTDQAEADLKVAKAKAEERRAMAVAVEQEMKAKSQEMRAKVIGAEAEIPMAMADAFRKGNMGIMDYYKMQNVKADTNMRDAISNDGDEEDPQE